In Telopea speciosissima isolate NSW1024214 ecotype Mountain lineage chromosome 10, Tspe_v1, whole genome shotgun sequence, the DNA window TTATTCTCTGTGTATCTCCTACATATCTTTACATTCTTCCCtctatttaaaaataaaaataaaaaaatcttttccCTTGCCTAtcagaagaaggggggggggggggggggagattacAGAGTTGGCTTTTATATGCATGTAGGTGGTTTTGTCTTCTTTGAGCTATGGAAATTTAAATCTAAGTTTCAAATTGGAAGCTCTACGCATTCATATTTTGAATTGCATTTGAACAGAATCTTGTGCCATTATTATGGTAGCTCACTATTTTTAATTCCATAAAATTCCATGTGATGAGGTCCATGAATGCAAAAGAGGTATCATGGCCTTTCAATGGCCTCAATTTGGGTATGAGAGACCTGCACCAGCAGTCAACAATCTCACACCCCCTCATTTAGAAAGAATGGTTGACACCACATTAAGCACAATTTATTGAGGATGTCAAGAATAAACCTTTCTGTATTTACTAGGTTTTATTGGATCTGATGGGGAGTGATAGAGTATCAATCATTTCATTAATAGCTAGGCTATTtacaactcaactaagccttatcccaactaaatagggtcagctacatggatccagtTTAGCCATTGAACTGTATTTAAAGCCAAATAGCTTGGGTTACGTGCAGGGAAAAAGTCATGCCTAATTGTATCTTGATTAGGATTTGGAGAGATTTGAATAGTTAAAATCCTTCCatatattttttctgttttgtgaGAATGAGAGACTTGGATATCAgttttctcttttaatgtttGCTGTTCATAGTGTATACAATACAGACATATTATGGGGACCTTGGTTttcatcttcaatttttttttcttcgcttGTTCAGCTTGTATTTTTTGTTATGCTTGTATCCTTCTTTCTTGGGCCGATTGCATTACcatctgttaaaaaaaaatagcaaataTTTCTAAAAGCAGTCCATTCACTGACCCATAAAGGTTTCTGTCCATCCCAGACATGTCCAAAGAATCTTCCTGTTGTGAAAGATCCAAGCTGGGTTCTTGTGTTGACCCAACTAGAATAGGAGTCAGGTGCATAATTCAAAAACTCAGGTTTCGATCTTGTTTTGGCCTTACTGAAATGCCTGAATTTAGccgaaacagtgcatttttttgCTATGAGTTTTGGTTGGCCATTTTGAGGGGCAAACGGCTGGAATGAAAGAAATTTTCGCCGAAACAATGGATATTTGTCTACAATGTAGACATGATCGAATGTCCCAAATAACTGATGACCTAAGTTTTGACCCAATTGGGGACCCAACTGCCCAAGTGCTTGCTGGTTTGAGTGGTTCTCCAAGTGAAAGAGATGCTGCCATATCTGATAGACTTATTTTTCTTCTGTTGACCTTTTCTAAAAACCTGGAAACAAGGAATAgtgagaggggagggggaaaaaGAGTCGTTATGCTCTTTTTATACAACAATCAGCCCCGCAGATCTGTTTAATGAGCATAATGAGGCTGGCCAACAACAAAAGAACTCTTGCATCAACTTGTTGGAACATAGGAACCTTTAGTTTTATGGCAACCATATTCATCGGAAAGCTTTAAATGATTTGGGCATAAAGACATGATTTGCTAGCTAGTTTGgaggaaagccttggttttgcCAAtataactaaataaataaatagatggAGGAAAGCCTAATAACCCGGACAGAGACACGTATTTGGACACTTAATGGGTCAAGAATGTTCAGTGAACTCCtagtttctctccttctttggtTCCTTCCCAAGTTCTTTCCCCTTCAAAGCCTGGATGTGGGCAGTGTCGGTCTTTGTTGTTTCATGCTCTTTGAGGCACTTTTAATTCAAGTAGTAGTACAAGGTGGTGGAGTGGGTGTTTAGTTCCAATTTTCTGGGACCGTGTGGTAccagagccacctttctcatATATGGATGTCATATAATTAATTGTATGCAATTATCATAGTAGGGATGCAATCTTTTTAATGGAATATTCATGATAGAATATGGTTATGGATGGTTATACATGGCCTGTATTatggttgtaacaaccttcccacaTACACATGAGTTGTTACAAGatagttattcatgtaacaacctTATCATGtacacatgggtggttatggttgttgtaacaacttTTGTATGATGATTAAATTTTttgattttgtaattattatattttattccatcataggATTAAATCCCATTATTtcagattaaataaaaaaaaaattttgtaccCTAGGTTCACTACGTATGGACTGCTGCCTCTGCACGCTCGCGGCCTGCACCTAGCGCCCGCACAGTGTGCAGTTGCAGCAGAGCCGCGGCCTCTACCTCACGCTCgtgtgatgtgtggctgcggcagaggaagctcatccctcgagaATCTTTGTTTTTAGATATGGATACAGGAACAGCGGATCCAGCTGAGGTTGATCCAGCTTACTATCATGAAGAGAGCTACGAGGCTTGGGGTGCTCAGCTTGAAGAAGAGCATGGACCCAACTGTGCCTGTGAGGCGTGTGCTTACGAAGCACAGTAGTTTGGGCTTAGGCCCAAACCTTATGGACTTCACTTTATTGACTTTGTGAAGACTTAACGATGAATGTAATAGATTATATTTGGCACATTATTACTTTTCTTTATAtcttatacttgatatttaGTATTTGGAATCTATTGATAATGTGAATATTTGGGGTAAATTTACAATTATGTATATGATATCACTTAGAATTCCTAAATACATGTGATTGTTATTATAATTATCTCCAGCTGTAACTCTGATTAGTTTCATATTCATTGAATGAGAAACTGAATAGTGTACATGACACAACAGAGAGTCGATCCTGTGGTTTGGTGTGGAATACAGGGGTATTCCTATCACATTACCTTTGAGTCAGGGATAGAGgtgtgactctctctctctctctccagctATGAATATGATTAGGGTTGCAGAGGCAAAAAAAAGGAGACACAAATAggagtgtaaatgaatagccaaaaatCGTTTCTGTATCCGTATTCGTAtatgtttagcactatccgaatctgtccgaaagctaaacggatgcggataagGATAGGCTATAATTATCCGAAAAGCTATTTTTACGtgtaaagggataaaatattcattccatatccgtgtctgtatccatttagcactatccgaatctatCTGATAGCTAAtaggatgcggatgcggatgcggatgcggatatagcactatctaagctaaatccgatccgtttacaaccctggACGCAATGATACAGAGGACAAAGCAAGAAACATAGATCTTCAACACTTACCTTCACCGGAGATGGACCTTTTTTCTTGCCGGAGTTTGCAAGAAGATACCTTGGAGCTCAGTGGTTTTGCAGAGTGTCCCCTCCCAACAAACGATCAAAATGGTAGCATTGTCATTCAATTTATGAAGTTTCAGTATAAgagtaaaatagtcttttccaaACTATAACTAACaccagactaacaccgtcatcTAGAGGAGGTgcaaatataataataaaaaataaaaggaaagactTTGTAATTAAGATAAAATGATCATTCTACCCcgatttagggaagatgagttgcggGTTGTTTTTTTaggtaaggtcattttggtcattttacccaaTCAAAGGACAGAATGGTCCATCAATGTTCAAAAATAGGATCCGTTTTGAGGAGTGCACATAGAATGAGTGAAAGTTCGAGGGGGGCAACGGTGcatttggccattttcagggggagggcatttgaagaaaacccaaaataaatcatgtgaaaagacacctctcaCATGGATACCGTGAGGGAGTGTTGAGTGGTCGTTGTCACAAAGACTAGGAGAGTACACTTGCCAAGTGGGCGACGACTACTCATTGATTTGATATTCCTTTTAATCCTTTAGTCATTTCTCTCTCAGAATGTCACAGCGGCATACGCATACAAACAAACAAAGGACGACAAAGTAGAATACGAGTAAGGATAGTCTTGCTGATTACTTCAACTgattcctttattttattatggcCTTCGGGATTGGTCGGGGAAGGAGAAGTTGCAGAGGGAGTGTTGCAACGGAAGAGATTAAAATTCTACATGAGAGGATTTCCTTCGAATTCTTTGAACATCAATGATGAGAGTGAATTGGCTTCGTGTTCCGGCTTCCGGCTTCCGATGAGTTGCAAAGTGGCAGTGGTGCCGACAGCAAAGGGAGAGAAGATTCTGGATTCCAACTCAATTCCACTCTTTCAATACCTGAATCAACTAGATAAATCAATGGCCAACCACGCACTCAATCAAAtggagaaaataagaaaaggaaaccaACATTATCCCACAGTCGCACAGAACATGAACCACTAAAcgctaccctttttttttacttttcaatttctacatttttttttttgggagtgttGTACGGAGGTACAAGAACATGATGATTGGCAAAGAAAACTAAGCCAGAGTTACAACTATCAGACCTTGATCTATctatacaaaaaacaaaacaagagtccagaaagaaaaggagacaCTATTCAAACTCCTAAAAATCCTTTTGGCAGCGTTCCAAATCCAAATCTTGCCAAGTCTCCAAACCTTCAACGAGGCTGTTGGATGCGGCGAGGGCTGCACTTTGGGCTTAAGCACTGGGGTGCCTTCTCCCTATACTTTGCAGGCTCCACCATATACTTCACTCCTCTTTCCTTAGGAGATTTCAACAATTCAAGGTTCTTCATCAAAGCTTCATTAGCGTCAGACGCCAAGCCATTCCGTGGTCTCCCTTTTGCTATCACAGCTGATTCGTTTGAATCTTCCATAAACCCCACAAACTCCTGCATTTGAAACTCCAAAGTAGGTTCCTCATCAATGCCAAGATCAAATGAGTCTGGAAGCAAATTTGCTatgtcatcatcctcatcaacgGAGTAGCTGATGAAGCTCTCCTCTTCCTGATGCTGGGATAGCCAATAGTCACGGAACCATGTAGAGGTCTTCACCAACTCCCACCACTCTTGGGAGAAATCCTCTACTTGCCGAAAAGCTGCTGGGATAAACACAGGGGCATATGGGTTTAGAGTTGATGTTCTTCCTGAAACTACTGCCATCGCCTCTACTTGATTACCTTGTCTATTTGCGTTTCAATCAAATCTGTATATTTGACAAACCGGATGTAAAAGCGCTGAGACAGAAAATCGAATTGGGTgacccaataaaaaaacaaaagtaaaactTTTACATTCTAGCAACTAATTCAAGAAATTCCTAAACGGATCATGTATCTACTGAGAATTTGCAGAGTGATTCAGAAACAATTGGATTCGAACAAAGGGACTACCAGTAACCGAAGGCAAAAATTACTGAATAGCCAAGGTCCCAAAACACTTGCAATTCAAGCACGTAGGGATCGTTTTAGACGGAAACGCCTTCATCTAAGAGGAACCCACACCCGAGGTAGGAAATTTTTATTGCAGGAAAGTAAAACATTCATAGATTTTCGAAAACTGTTCCATATGCAGTCATCTACTAAAATCTCTAAGAATAGATCTAAGAGCGCTCACGGAGAAATCAAAACCCTTCATTCACTGAAAACAACGGAATAAGAGAAAACCAAAATCACATTACAGCGGTGGAACATTAGATCTAGAAGAAGCAAAACCTAAAATAGATCGAACAGGTTTATAAAGAACAATCGtttccaaaatcaaaaccaacaGCACtggtaaaaaaatatattccaACATCCAATAATTCTTAAGCCGATGGAGCTTCCACTAAAAGTTCGAATTTTTAAAGCCAAAATCTTCTAAAATCCCAAACTGGAAATAATCACGGATTCAGATCCATCATCACATATCCCTTTAGATTTTTTAGATTTTCAGAACTCGAGCTAACCTAGTTACTCGATAAGCAAGCTAAAAGATTAATTTTTTCCAATTCTCAGGAAACAAAGATTTTCAGTGCGGCTCTCCAAATCCGTTGCTGGAAGGATTAAAAAAGAGAACaattttcaccaaaaataatATTTCAGAACCGAAATCTTCACGGTCTCATGATAGAGACGACGAGGTCTCTCATTACCTAAAAAAATCTTAGATCTCGACCATGAGGTTTCATACGAAGCACAAGATTTCATCGATCAAAACCGCAAAAACTCCAAATCTATAAGTTCATTATAGAAAACAAATCTACTATGTATTACCTTCTCAAAAATATCTCTGCAACTAACTGATCTCCGACCATGAACCAGAATTAGAACTTGTGTAGGATCCTAAATGAGCAACCCGCTTATAAAGGCAGAGAAGGGCATCCCGAACCTATCAGGTTCGGAGATTCCAAACCTGAGATTCGGAAGCACCGGAGCTATTGTTTAGGGTCAGACGGTCTACACTACACTCTACAGCCTGTCTTCAACGTCTAGAAAACCGGTTAGCAGCCGGTCACCCATTCACAACGTCACACATAGGTCGGTGACTAGGACCACTAGGTGCtgtgtatttattatattttaatccAAAc includes these proteins:
- the LOC122644157 gene encoding protein EARLY RESPONSIVE TO DEHYDRATION 15; its protein translation is MAVVSGRTSTLNPYAPVFIPAAFRQVEDFSQEWWELVKTSTWFRDYWLSQHQEEESFISYSVDEDDDIANLLPDSFDLGIDEEPTLEFQMQEFVGFMEDSNESAVIAKGRPRNGLASDANEALMKNLELLKSPKERGVKYMVEPAKYREKAPQCLSPKCSPRRIQQPR